Part of the Phaeobacter piscinae genome, ACTGGTGGCGCCGCCCGGCTTCATGTTGGTTGCCTCTTACAATCCCGGCTATCAGAACGTGCTGAAGCGGCTCAAACCTTCGACACGGCAGCGGTTTCTCTCTGCCAGTTTCGATTTTCCCGACCCGCAGTCGGAATGCGCCATCGTCGCTCAGGAAAGCGGGCTGGATGTGTCGAAGGTGCAACCGCTTGTACGGTTGGCCGGTCATATCCGCGCCCTGTCGGGCATGGATCTGGAAGAGGGCGTGTCGACACGGCTGCTGATCTATACCGCCAGTCTGATCCACCGCGGCATGCCAATTGAGCCAGCGCTGGAGGCTGCGATCATCGAACCTCTCACCGATGAAGAGGACATCAAACAAGCGCTGCGCGATCTGATCGCGACGATCTACGGGTAGCGTTATGAAATTGCTCGACCTGATGGAGCCCGAGGAAACTGTTGGCAACCTCTGGCACGATATGGCCAGCAATCTCGCCGGTGAGGTCGCAGAGGATGGCGCGACGCTATCTGCTGCGGCCTGCCGGTTGCAGGACCTGAGGCCCAGCCTTGCAGTGCTGTTTCGCGCCTTGGGCGGGGCAGCGTCGGTCGATCTGGTCGAGGCACCTGCCACGGTGGCACAGCACCGGCGATCCCTGACGCACCGGGTTGCGGCAGATCGGATGCGCGAGTTTATTCCACGTTACGACGGTAGGCGATTGGCCCTGCCCCCGGTGATGGCCTGCTTTCCCCGCTATGAGCTGAACCGGGCTGCCTATTTCTGGCTGGTCGCACAGGCTGCGGTCGCTGATCCCGCAGAGCTGCAACCGCAGCCGCCCAATTCAGCCCGCGCCGCCGATCTGGCCCGGATCCGGGCCACCCTTGCCGCCAGCCACCGTGCCGCCGGGTATTGCCCTGGCCTGCGGCAAACCTACCGACAAATGGCAAGCCTGTGCCTGGAACAGCGCAAGGCGCAGCCAGCCCATGCCGCTGATCGGATGGTCGCAGAACAGGTTCTCGCGGCTTTGTCTCAAGATCCTTGGGAAGTCGCGACCGACCAACCGCTGAGCACAGATTTGCCAACGGAGACGGGGCGCTATCTGCCGTTTGCGCCGGTACCGTTCTGGGTCCGTTTTGAGGCTCCCGGCCACGCCGCAATGGCCGCAGAAGAAGCCGCCGAGCAGGCGACCGCGCTGCCGACTGCGGCAAGTAGCAGTCGCAAGCTGGGCGCGCGCATCGATCAGGATCAGGCGCGTCGTAAGGACAGTTTTATCCTGCATCGGTTTGAATCCATCCTGTCCTGGGTGGAGTCGATGAATATCAACCGCAGTGTTGATGATGATGACCCTGACAATGCCCAAAAGGCCGCAGAGGATCAGGATCTTATCCCGCTTACCAAGCATGACCGTCGGCTGGCGTCCCGGTTGCGGCTGCATCTGGATCTATCGCCCGCAGATGCCGAACACGAACGGCTGAGTGCGGAATACACCTACCCCGAGTGGAACCATCTCAGCCAATGTGAGATGACGGATCACTGCCGCGTGCTTGAGGCGGATGCACAGCCTGACGCGCAGCATCCCTTTCGACCCGACCCCCGCCAGATCCGGATGGTGCGTCGCCAGTTCGAAGCGTTGCGTCCGCGCCGCATCCTGCAGCCACGGCAAGTCGACGGCGCCGAGCTGGATCTGGATGCAGTTATCTCCAACCAAGCCGATCTGGCGGCAACCGGGCGTGGCAGCGATCGGCTTTGGCAGAGCGCACGCCAACAGCAGCGCGACCTCTCGGTTGCCTTTCTGATCGACACCTCGCGGTCCACTGAAGCCGCGATTGCTGACAGCAGTGTGATCGACATTGCCCGCAACGCTATGGCGGCGCTGGCTCTCGGGATTGACGTTGCAGGCGACAGATTGGCGATCTGGGGCTTCTCATCCCTGCGCCGCGACCGGGTGTTCCTAACCCGCTGCAAGGGGTTTGACATGCCGATGTCCGATGCTGTCACCGCCAATATCGGCGCGCTGCAACCGGGCCACTACACCCGTCTTGGGGCCGCGATCCGCCACGTCAGCGCCCAGCTGGCGGCAGAGCCATCCAGCCGTAAACTGCTGATTGTCCTAACAGATGGCAAGCCTAATGATCTCGACCACTACGAAGGCCAGCACGGTATTGAAGACAGCCGCATGGCCGTACGTAGCGCCCGCCGCGCGGGCCAAAGCCTGCATGGCATCATCATCGACGAAGACGGTCAGGACTGGTTCGCCCGGATTTTCGGCCGCGGCGGGTTTTCGCTCCTGCCGAACCCTGCCCGACTGTCACGGGCCTTGCCCGACATCTACCGTAGTCTGACACAGGAGAGCTGACATGCGTTATATCTTATCCGGAATAGTCTGCGCCGCGATCACCGCCCTGCCCGCGCTGGCCACGGGTTTCGACCGCCCGGCCCCGCAGGCGCAGTCCGCAACCGCTGAGTTCTGGTTTGCGCTGGCCTGTATTGCGCTGGTGCTGGCCCTTGCAGCGGTGCATGTATTGGTGGCAAGGCGATGACATCGCAGGCGGGCTGGTCGCGCAGGCGTATCGCAATCGCACTTTATCCTTTTGGTGTAGGCGCGATGGCGGTCAATGTCTTCTTTGCCTCCCTGATCACCAGCTGGCTTGGGTTGCCGGTGTTGGGAACCGGCGCCTCCATCGCGATCGGCGCGCTGATTGCGGTGCCTGCCACTTACGCCTTCGCCGGACATATCCGGCGCCTGATGGACTCAGCGCAGCCCTAAGTATTTTAAGAAACGGATCTGACCTATGACAGTGACAACAGACGCAGGTCGCATGGATATAAACGCGCCAACTTGGCCCCCCGCCATTCTCTCCTACGGCTTCCGGCCATTTTTCTTCCTCGCAGCGCTTTGGGCCGGGCTGGCGATGATCGCCTGGATCGGACTGCTGAGCGGCGCGCTGACGCTCCCGATCATGCTTGATCCGGTCTCCTGGCATGCCAAGGCATTCCTGTTTGGATACCTCAGTGCGGTGCTGGCTGGCTTCCTACTCACGGCGGTTCCAAATTGGACCGGGCGGGCGCCGCTCAAAGGCTGGCCGTTGCTGGGTTTGGTGCTGCTCTGGCTCGCAGGGCGCGTCACCACCCTATTTGCCTCAGATCTGTCTGCTGTCGTTGTGGCCTTTGTCGATCTGAGTTTTCCACTGATCCTCGGATCGGTGATCCTGCGCGAGATCATCGCGGGGCGCAACTGGCGCAACCTTGTTGTTCTGCTGTTGCTGGGGCTGCACACATTGGCGCTGCTGCTGGTACATCTGGAAACAGCAGGAGGCGGATACCCGGCGCAAGGCCTTGGCATGCGTTTAGGATTGGCAACGGTGATTGGCATGATCTGCCTCATCGGTGGTCGCATCATCCCCAGTTTCACGGGCAATTGGCTCATCAAAACGGGCGTTGATGCCCGTCCCGCCAGCCCGATGCAACGGTTAGACAAAGCTGTCTTGGCTATCAGCCTGCCCGCCCTTGGTATCTGGGTGGCGATGCCTGATCATCTTGCGGCGGCGGTCGCATTGACGATCTTCGCAATAGGGCACCTGCTGCGCATGGGGCGCTGGCAGGGACACCGCACGGCGTTAGAACCATTGCTCGCGGTGCTGCATCTGGCCTATGCGATGATCCCTGTCGGCGCGGGTCTCATAGCTATGGCGCAAATACCGCAGGTGCCACTGGACGCAGCCGCAGCACAACACCTCTGGATGGCAGGCGCCATTGGCATGATGACCCTTGCGGTAATGATACGTGCCACGCTGGGCCATACCGGGCGACCGCTGGTGGCTTGCCCTGGCACAAAACTGATCTTGCTGGCGCTCTTGGTGGCAAGCATCGCTCGAGTTGTCGCCGGGATCGGCGTAGGCAGCGCCGATTGGCTCTATCACCTCTCGGCTACGGCCTGGTGCGCCGCATTTTTTGGATATGCGCTGGTCTATGGGGCTGCTCTTTTTTCAGCCAGACGGGCCGCCGGGCAGGCATAGCGCGTTGTCAGACCCCGGGCGCGCCATCGCACAGCGCATGGCCCTTTCGGGTTTCAAAGCCCTGTTTCCACCGCAGAACCACTCGCAATTAAACCTCAGTCACACTACGACACTCTTTATGCGATTCGCGGTTCATATTTTTCCACGACTGGCCATGATTCTGGCGCTCGTGTTGGCCTTGGCCAGCACTGGTTTTGCGCATACGATTGAGCGCGCCGAAGACTCCCCCGACTACGCAGCCTTTGTCGCGGCAGGCGGTGCACTCAGTGATCTATGTGGCGACAGTCAGGATCCGGGG contains:
- a CDS encoding nitric oxide reductase activation protein NorD; this translates as MKLLDLMEPEETVGNLWHDMASNLAGEVAEDGATLSAAACRLQDLRPSLAVLFRALGGAASVDLVEAPATVAQHRRSLTHRVAADRMREFIPRYDGRRLALPPVMACFPRYELNRAAYFWLVAQAAVADPAELQPQPPNSARAADLARIRATLAASHRAAGYCPGLRQTYRQMASLCLEQRKAQPAHAADRMVAEQVLAALSQDPWEVATDQPLSTDLPTETGRYLPFAPVPFWVRFEAPGHAAMAAEEAAEQATALPTAASSSRKLGARIDQDQARRKDSFILHRFESILSWVESMNINRSVDDDDPDNAQKAAEDQDLIPLTKHDRRLASRLRLHLDLSPADAEHERLSAEYTYPEWNHLSQCEMTDHCRVLEADAQPDAQHPFRPDPRQIRMVRRQFEALRPRRILQPRQVDGAELDLDAVISNQADLAATGRGSDRLWQSARQQQRDLSVAFLIDTSRSTEAAIADSSVIDIARNAMAALALGIDVAGDRLAIWGFSSLRRDRVFLTRCKGFDMPMSDAVTANIGALQPGHYTRLGAAIRHVSAQLAAEPSSRKLLIVLTDGKPNDLDHYEGQHGIEDSRMAVRSARRAGQSLHGIIIDEDGQDWFARIFGRGGFSLLPNPARLSRALPDIYRSLTQES
- a CDS encoding NnrS family protein, whose translation is MTVTTDAGRMDINAPTWPPAILSYGFRPFFFLAALWAGLAMIAWIGLLSGALTLPIMLDPVSWHAKAFLFGYLSAVLAGFLLTAVPNWTGRAPLKGWPLLGLVLLWLAGRVTTLFASDLSAVVVAFVDLSFPLILGSVILREIIAGRNWRNLVVLLLLGLHTLALLLVHLETAGGGYPAQGLGMRLGLATVIGMICLIGGRIIPSFTGNWLIKTGVDARPASPMQRLDKAVLAISLPALGIWVAMPDHLAAAVALTIFAIGHLLRMGRWQGHRTALEPLLAVLHLAYAMIPVGAGLIAMAQIPQVPLDAAAAQHLWMAGAIGMMTLAVMIRATLGHTGRPLVACPGTKLILLALLVASIARVVAGIGVGSADWLYHLSATAWCAAFFGYALVYGAALFSARRAAGQA
- a CDS encoding NnrT protein, with amino-acid sequence MTSQAGWSRRRIAIALYPFGVGAMAVNVFFASLITSWLGLPVLGTGASIAIGALIAVPATYAFAGHIRRLMDSAQP
- a CDS encoding CbbQ/NirQ/NorQ/GpvN family protein gives rise to the protein MNMHAPRPIPHYHEIAQECALFETAHAQGLPLLLKGPTGCGKTRFVEHMAARLDRPLYTVACHDDLSAADLIGRYLLKGGDTHWVDGPLTRAVREGGICYLDEVVEARKDVTVVLHPLTDNRRTLMIDRTGEELVAPPGFMLVASYNPGYQNVLKRLKPSTRQRFLSASFDFPDPQSECAIVAQESGLDVSKVQPLVRLAGHIRALSGMDLEEGVSTRLLIYTASLIHRGMPIEPALEAAIIEPLTDEEDIKQALRDLIATIYG